The window ttaatcttgagagtacttcaacaagaatagagCTTCCAattaatctactcccagtcaaggtttttatttaaaattacataaattctccaatttaatttttcgttattcaactcaaaccatttttgaaaacatctgattaataaaatagcacatctctctgcaactcgttgggagacgacctgggactcatactcccagtattttaatttaaattttgtgacaacccttctaaattgataagcagatttctggttggttaagaactgtacttgcaacgtatctcttctaataatttcttaactcgccaattttcgccacCCCATAGAGAATACCAGGTCACCAAGTCAAATGGTGCCTCTGCCTACTTTTTGAGAAACTTTCTGTGTTTCTTCAGTCAGCATAATTTTCTGGTCAATGAAAAGCCACCCTTAGATTGAATGCTATGGAAACATGATCATAATTTCTGGGTTTCTGTTTTTCTGTGGTCCAGTTAGCATATATGACTGATTACCTTATTTTTCAACGTGCTTTCTCAGAGTCCTAAGAAGGTCAACTTGGTTGCTGCTTTGGTTCGTGGTATGCTGGTTAAAGATGCATTGCTGCAATTGCAAGTGACAGTAAAGCGAGCTTCAAGAACTGTATATCAGGTAATAAGTGGTATTACACTGTATTTTCATTTCTGTGTGTAGACAAAACTAAGAgtattcaatttcttcttctagAGCACCATACAGCATCAAGGCTAGGCTGTTGATTTATCTGTCCTCATTGGTTTCTAACCAAGAGTTTGTATTTCCTTAGAACAAGTTCAGCTGTTGGTGTAGTCGGTCATTAAGCCTTGTATCTTAGCAATATATCTGCAACTCTCTAAAGTCACAGATTCATTCATTCACAAAATAGACCATAAAGATCAACTTCTTTCTTACCTTCAGATACTTTCAATGTTGTTGTGCTTTTTCTCTAGCTGCCTTATGTCCTTCTCTATCATTTTCTACATTCTTTTGGCTTTCTGGATTGTCCAATTTTTTCTCCTCCACTTCGGTCCACAATTTCAAGGgccttattgttgttgttgttgttgttgttgagttgTTTCCGTGTGGCCTCAAGGTCACGGTTTCAAGCTGTGGAATTGGCTACTTATGTAATTATCAGGTTAGGCTGTCTACATTACGCCCTTTTGGTGCGGCCTTTCTAGGATCCTGCATTAACACGAGATGCTTGTCTACAGAGctgcctttattattattattattattattacgcaCTGCACTTGTAGTTTGTTTCCTACATATATTTCAGCTCCCAAATCTCATCACTTCTTCCCCTTAATATTACCATTATCTAATTCTATGGGATTGTTCCTCCTTTTCCATGATCTGTGCTGGTAAATGCAGAATtggaaacttatgttttaaagttatAAGCACTGCAGGGTATTACTCAAGCCCAAGGAAATGCCGTAAATAATCATGGATTGGATGCAGAGCGCCTCATTGTTGGTACGCTTCAAATTTTGCAATTGTGTAACTTAATTTGTTTAGCCACTTTGTTTAAATCCGTGCTGATGCTGTTTCATATTCCTTGCAGCCGAAGCATTTGTTGGAAAAGGATTATTCCGGAAGAAAGTTTCTTACCATTCCAAAGGAAGAGCCGGCATCAAAGTCAAACCGGAATGCAGGCTAACAGTTGTAGTAAGAGAAATAACCGCTGAAGAAGAGGCGAAGATTGCGAGGTTGAAGGTTCACAATTTCCGCAAGCTCACGAAGCGTGAGAAACGGCTTGTGCCGCATCAGCTTATTGTGTCCAATCCTGTTTGGGGCCGCAAAAACAAATCTAGCGATCGAAACTCGAGTGCCACTGCTGCATGAGCTTCTTAAAtatttcagagtttcaaaataGTTGTTTAATGGTTGTGGCATATTCTTGTTATCCATCTTCATGTTATAGAAATAGTTGTTAAGAAATATCCTGGCTAGTTTCACATCGAGAGTAACTCCAAATGTTAGGATATGTATGGAGAAATTTGTCTACCCCTTAATTCTAAGGTGGTTACTCCAACGAAGACATTGTGAACTGTTAGAtagtttaatatatttgattgaaCTATTTAACGGTTCATAATATCATTTTCACAAAAATGCTTTTATGGAAACAGCCACCTCATTCGAATAATAAAATTGTGTTTGAACAATTCCCCTCTTTTGTTATTATTTCCCAATTCATCCTTCTCAAAATATCCCAGGATTCCTTTCTCTTGTCCTTTCGTTTTAACCCAAAAACCAATGGCACAAAAGGCTcttgcttttattttgaattatttgtaAGGGGTACTATGTAATTTTATTGAACATGAAGTAGCAAatggcttttttattttttttgtcatggtaGCAAATGGAGAAATCTTGTTGGACCGTGATGATGGGtttgcaaaaatattttttggatcTTTAAAGAAAGTAAAAACATTTTGGAATAGAGGAGTGAACTGACTGGCTATAGAAAGTTTCAAGATACATCTCTTTAATTTTGTTGGTTTGCATAAGAATCTGTTACTTCCTCTCTTCTCAGATTCAGCAAAACCTAAACTCTTTCACAGATTCTCTCCACTTCTATTACCACCGTCCGCCACCCTCCTCCTCCCTCACCGCCGCGCTCTCCCTTCTCACTGCTTCCTGCTTCCCCCTCTCACTCTGAAGGTCACCGCAGCACCGTCGTCGTGCACCTGAGAAACATGTTCGAGGAGAACGTTGTCATCGCGTGCCTCACCCAGCCCGAGGAGAATCGTCATGTCAGAGGAGAATCATCTTCATCGCCGTCAAGCAAGATCGTCAGAGTTAGAATCGTGTTTGTTCGTTCTCTATCGCCGTTGGCAGCCTCTTCTCTGTTGGCCGCTCTTCCTTCCGGTAAGTCAACCTCTGTGATTTTTGTGATTTTCATTTATCTTGAagtatttgttaattattatagCATTGTTGTGATATCTGTCATTTTATATTTCTgtgattttttgtgattttatatTAGTTGTTGTCTATGTCCTAATGATGAAAATTCTTGCTTGTGATACCCAATTTCCGACAGATCCGGATCACTGCCAGTCATCAGATGTTACTTCCCAGTAGCCCTATAAAACTCTAGACTCGATAATATTTACTACATATAAGCCTTTCGTATTAACGGAATCGCATATGTtaacttatttttatcatatagcTTTTTTTAACAAACCTATTAACAAAACCATGAACATCTTCAGAgatatacaatataaaataaacaccAGACTAACAGCAAAGTCAAATAACAACAAGATTACAGAAAAGATTTCATACATATATATGTCTTAAGTTAGTTCATACAAACTTGACATGcttagatagatatatatatacatacatatagacTTATATACAACTGACAACTTTCCAGATACCTGGTTCATAAAGAAAACTCCTAAGCTGGTACCCGggctaaaagaaaagaaaatatcaagTCCTGTCCCTCAAAAATGCTACAGAAGTGAGGAAAAGCAAAGTCTAAGGAATGAATACCATCTATCGTACATTCTTTCTACCGTCGAGGCACAACTTTGCAACCATCAGCTCAAGACTAGTTTCGAGCATCTCCTGTAGGGTCCGACAACACGTGCTCCTCTGGTATTTCTTCAGATCACCTAGCCCATCATAAGGGTCCGACAACACGTGAACTTCTTGATGTATTTCTTCAGATCACCTAGCCCATCATAAGGGGTTAGTGTGGTCGGCAGGGTGAACCTCATAGGCAACACGAAATTCATCACCTCGGCCATGAACGTCCCAGGGGAGCTTTCTAGGTTGTCGCCCTCGTCGTCTGGCCAAGCTTTCTCATTATGCTCGGGTTGCTCTTCTTCGTGCCGAGCAGTTTCAGAGACATGCGTCGGCCATGAGTTATGTTAGGCTTCTTCTGTCCGTTCTTGTCGATCATTGTTGTTTTCCATTCGGGTGTTATTCAAATTAGAAATTTGATTTGCCATTCGTTGGTTCTCTTCGGCCATGCGCTGGTTGGCTTGCCATAACTCGGTCACCATCTGAAGGAGTTCAGATGGCGTGGGTGGAAGTTGTTCAGCCATGGTTCCAAGCGAGAACGTCGAGGCCGATGATATATGGAAAGGGTTATATTCTCGGCCCACGGTGGGCACCAATTGTTCTTGTATAGATACCTGAAGGGAGAGCTCGGTCCCTGGGAATCGACGCCGAGTTGTTATCTTCGATTCCGACCTTTGAGCCTTGTGGAAGTCTGAGCTATGCTCCGAAGGGATGTCCAAATGCACAGAGCGTGAGCAAGAAAcaaggggggagtgtacctgcaaaggcactccgaagcttaagtcagtattgagaattcaatgtgttCTAAGGATAGAAGACTATACCTTTTATGAGTGAAGATAGGTCGGTTATGTTTCCGTTTCATCATATGAATTGAAGAGTACTAATTGGGTGATAAAATCCCATCTGATGTTTCAATTCTAAGATGTTCGTTGATATTGTTTGAACTGCCGAACTATAACGCCAGCTTGCTGAGTAATAACGTGAATAATGCCGAGTTATGATAGATAATGCCGAGTTATGATGTTGGATTTGTAACGGTCGAATCAATAGTGAGATAATTATATTAGTGAATATCaatattagagtcttctatttatacttttttgttttatattattatatcttttttatttatttattttacaatattaaactcttaatttttttaatttaaaaatgatgTAACGAGCCACCACCAAACTGCACCAACACACTTCAATATCGGTAAAGACACTAATTTTAacattttctatctttatatttTGTTCTTGATATTTTATCTCATTTTATTCTCACATGCGACACGGACACAGACACCATGAGAGCTCGACAAATGAGTTAGATTTTGGCAACTGGACCAAATTACTAACccaatcaaagaaaaaaaaagatacgtATAcatagaaaaggaaaataaaatcataGTCCTGGAGAAGTGCGGTCCAAAGTAAAGGAAACAACACTCCAGTggagaaataaattaataaatcggGGATGCTACACATCTATGTAACCATGGAACCAGGTTGGCCCAACACCAAAAAAACCCAATACCATTAAATAAAACGTGAAATACATGCGCCCAATACACACGAAATCGCCCAACGCTTCTTCTCCcccacgcttcttcttcttctcccgggcttcttcttcttctcacgctcGTTTACACACGgagcatcttcttcttcttcgccttcttcttcgcgttcctccttctcctcctttttcgcgttccttcttcttcacgtgttttctccttatcgtcattcttttgttgttgttgttgctgtatttttttgttcctccttctctctctggtgaagaagcagtagaaggtgaggaagaagagttttgaatagtgcagaatgaaccgaacacagtactcatggtgaaccgaacacagtactcatggtgaaccgaacatagtactcatggtgaaccgaaaataatacaattgtatagtactgagtgaacgaaacataatccattatataaaatcaaattcaaacagctttctgcagaatgaaccaaacacagtactcatggtgaactgaACACattactcatggtgaaccgaacatagtactcatggtgaaccgaaaataatacaattgtatagtactgagtgaacgaaacataatccattatataaaatcaaatacaaatacctctgcctacaatttacatattatcaattcaattcaattcaattcagtacacctccgtccatttaattaaattcaaattaaaaattgcattccattcaatttgattcaaaattgaataatccaaatcgctctcctGTTTACCAAAAAAATATGAACCCCTAaacactgaaccctaaaccctaaaaccagaactctgaaccctgaacccataaaccctaaatccctaaaaccctaaaacctaaaccctaaatcctacaccctacaacctaaaccctaaaccctaaaccttgaacccgaaccctgaactctgaactctgaactctgaaccctgaacgctaaaccctaaaccctaaactctaaccCTGAACAttgaactctaaaccctaaaccctgaaccctaccgtaaaccctaaacccctaaaaccctaaaccctaaaccctagacccctaaaccctaaaccctcaaccatgaACATGGTGAACCAAAATTAATACACGGGGCGAACCGAAAGTttgaaacacactgaacccctgtacactgaaccctgaacccataaaccctaaaccttaaaaccctaaaccctgaaaccctatcatcattcttttgttgttgttgctgctgtatttttttgtcttttcctccttttctctctggtgaagaagcagtagaaggtgaggaagaagagttttgaatagtgcagaatgaaccgaacacagtactcatggtgaaccaaaATCTTAGTTatggtgaaccgaaatcttaattacggtgaaacaattatatagtgctTAGGGAAGAAAACAAAACATATTGGTCTAATTTTTGTTAGACTCCTTTCTGCGGACCGAACCGAAAACATGAAAGTGATGAACCACCTCTTTAGTCCTTACCGAACCAAAAAGTTACTCACATTTactcagagaagaagaagagttttgaatagtgcagaatgaaccgaacacagtactcatggtgaaccgaacacagtactcatggtgaaccgaaatcttaGTTATGGTGAACCAAAATCTtaattatggtgaaacaattatatagtgctTAGAGAAGAAAACATAACATATTGGTCTAATTTTTGTTAGACTCCTTTCTGCGGACCGAACCGAAAACATGAAAGTGATGAATCTCCTCTTTAGTACTTACCGAACCGAAAAGTTACTCACATTTACTCAGAGTTACTCACAATTACTCacagttacatattatcaattcaattgaattcaattcaGATGTAGATCACTTCAGTCTattcaattcacttcaaataaaattaaaaatttcattccATTAAATtcgattcagaattcaacaatccaaacctcatcaaattgatgCGTTTGAGAAGAATCATCAAAATcgcactcattcaactgatttgaagttgattcatttattgtttcaattcaaaagtgcagatcgaagaaaaaaatgaagaagaagatgaacgacAAAGATAATTGCGTTGAATCAATCCAGATCCAtaatgcagagaagaaaaaccCGAAAGAGGAGAACAACGAATTTAATTAggttgaaggagaagaagaagaagaagaacgcgaAAAGAGGTGGTTAACCGGAAACCGGTCAGCTAGCCGGTTCAGTCCACCTACAAAACTGCGCTGCAAAAAATCGGCAGAAAAACTGGCCGAACCGGTGGTTAACCGACGAACCGGGCAAACCGGCTCGGTTTCAGAAAGTACCGGTTCTTCCCCGCAGCTTATGAAACGGTGTCGTTtggctttttttttaaaaaaaaaagaaggctgAAGAAGTTCAACGCGTGATCCAATTTACCCTAAATCCCTAATCCCCCAAGATCTTCGAAGAACACTCCCAGTCTCCCACTCCCAACCCTAAGCTCGAGGCTGGAGCTTCTGCAGACGACGGACAACCGACGCCGTGAATCGAAATAGACGCCGGAGCAAGCTCACTGTTGCGGGTCGTCGCTCACCGTTGCGGGTCATCGCTCACCGTCGCGGGTCGTTTTGTTCTCTACTTCGAGGCTCGAGCTTCTGGCCTTCGATTCTCTACTTCTCTTGTGATAAGTTCTGGCCATAATTATCAAACCCGACTCGACCCAGCCGGTTCGACCAAAAATCCGGTCACCCGATCACCTGGCCGGGCCGAGCCACTCGTCGAACCGGACAAACAATGGACCCGGTAAAACCGGTTTGACCCGACCAGTTTTTTattagagaaaatgacaaataggtccctgatctTTTGccccgcggacattttcgtccctgaccattgaaaaatacttttaagtccctgaccttcacaaaacttggacggatcagtccctcacGGAGACATTTGAACGGATCAGTccttgacggaggcatttgggcggagggactgatccgtccaagttttgtgaaggtcaggaacttaaaagtatttttcaataatCAGGAACAAAAATGCCCGCAgaacaaaaggtcagggacctagttgtccttttctctttttattaaaACCGGTGACCCGGCCGGTTAATTTAACCCGGTCCGGGTCATGGTTTTTTTGTTCAAAATGCCTGAAATGGGGCGTCGTTTCACTCCAGTCCTTCACCCCCTGTTGATTTGCATGAAATGAAAGCATGAACCCTAATGGCTAATGTCCGTAATCTGAATGGAATTGGAATCCCCCTAACCCCCAGCCAGCCTTGTGTCTCTTCTCTCTCGAGCTCGACAGTCCATCACTCATGGCGGCTCACGGTGGCTCACGGCGTCACCTTCACTTCGTCACTCACTCGTCGCTCCCCTCACCTCGTCGGTCGTCACACTCAGTCTCTCACGGCCTTACCTCGTCGCGGTCTCGGTCTCTCACCTCGTCCCCTCACCTCGGTCGTCGTCGCGGTTCCGTGCACCTGCGCTCGCTTCGTCGTCTTCTTGCTTCTCAAGGTCTCTGTCTCGCACCTGGTCTCGATCTCTCCCTTCCATGCGCTCTTCGTCGCCGGTAGCAGAGGCAACAGATCCCGGTGGGCTGATCTTTGTTGTCGGCTTCTTGCTTTGAGCCTTGCCGTCAGCTTCTCCCTCGCCATCAGCTTCTCCTTCGCCGTCAACTTCCTTCGTGCAACACGATTTGGTGAGTTTCCCCTGGTCTTTCTGCTTCAATTTTGGTGCTGCATCAATGCACTTTGATTTTGTTGCTGAAAGTAATTTGTTGCTGAAAGTTGAATGTGCTGCTGAAATTTGTTACTGATTATCATgaaccttgaatttgttgttgacaTGCCAAAATAATCACTTAGCTTAAGTTTGTTCATCGCCGAAAATCATTGCTGAGTTTATTGAACCTTGAATTTGGTGCTGTTTTGCAGAATAATCACTTAGTTAAGTTTTGCTTCATCTCTCTGCCCAGGTGAGTTTCAGCTTTGGCCTTGTTATTTGATGCTGAACATATCATGAATGTGGTTGTTGCTGAAAGTAAAATTTGTTGCTGGATAACTGAGttgagttgaatttgttactgaaccttgttgttgtgttgcttaaaAAATGCTAAATCTTTTGTTGATGTATGTTAAGGGATAAGAGATAAGAGAGTTGGTCACTAACAAAATTAGTTTGGTACAGTTAGTTAGGGTTTGTTATTCTGATTTCTAATCTTTCTCTCTTTTCCAACTCTGTTATAAATGAAGCTCTTGCATCCCTCTAAGAGGTATGTAGAATTGATTCATTGATGGAAGAATAAGATGAAATTAATTTAGTTTGCTAGTTTGTTGTAgctctctcttcaaactcttctttctttgtttctgatGTTCTGCATAATGCAGTGTTTCTTATGGAAGATATAGATGTAaatcaaaatgagaaaaatgttGATCAAGCTCCAAATTTGTCCTATGAAGATATAGATGTCGATTTTAAGATCACTTGGACTTGATTTATCGATTGTGTTATCTTTtgcttgttcttgtttatttaaaTGGTGAAAGTATTTTGTACTAGAAACTAGTTTATTATCTCTTTTTGCATCATTAGTTatgtctaaaaaataatatttgattattattatgtttgtaaagacttgcattttaagttttaatacttaattttaattttatttatataatttgtatttttttaaattatgaccGGGTCAACCGGGTGAATCAGTGACctaccggttgaaccagtgacctgGTGACCCAGTCATATGACCGGGTTGATTgccggttcggttctgataactatgagtTTCTGGGTTTCTGGCTTCTGTTCGTGCTGTTTTCGTTTTTTGTTCTGGGCTTCTgttcttctattttttaattttttaattttgttttttatatgaTTAATCAAATGTTGAATAAACTTGTTGTATGTTGAATTTGAGAATAAATTTGATGTATGTTGAATTTGAGAAGTTTGCTCTGCtctgttcttcaattttttttatcttttcaattctGCTCTGttcaattttttgttaatttcaattttgcTCTCTTGAATGCCATATGAATTGTATGAACTATGAATTGATATATTGGTCTGGATTTTGGAAACCCTATCAGAGCTGCAGCCACCTTAAAAAACTTGGCTTGTTATATTGTGGTTGTACTTTACAGAAAGAGTGCATTGTAATCATGGTCCAGTGGCAAAGGCATTTCTTGCCAGTTTTTCGTCAAATTGCACACTTTGctaccacctcatctccccaaGGTTGGTGATTTATGTTTTTAACTATTTCCTTCTTGCAAACTATGTGAAGTTGCTCATgctttactcttatttttttaggttttattaAATACTTTAGAAAACCTATTTCTGTACATCGTAGGTAAGGGTCTGACGACGTTGACAGCAAGAACAATACTATTGCCCTCAATTTCAATTCGTAGCCCTGTTTATCATTCTTTCCAATCCCAGGTTTTGATTTACATTGTGACTGATCATATCACGTTATAAGCTCTCTACTTAAACTCTATTGAGAGATAGTTGGAGTTTACACGGTTCTTTTGTTTTAGGGAATTTCGGGTTCTACCTGTTTACTTTCTAAGTCATCAGATCTGGAATAAACACCAACTTCCTCCCCGTTAGCCTTAACTTCCTTTTTGGGTAGCAAAGAAGCTCAAGACCAGAAGCAGACACCTGTTAAGAAAGAAAGAGTTCAAGCAGTAATGTCAAAAATAAAGCAGGTTTGTTTTTTTTCCCTTGTGTAATTCTGTTATCTTGTATTTCTTAAG is drawn from Arachis hypogaea cultivar Tifrunner chromosome 12, arahy.Tifrunner.gnm2.J5K5, whole genome shotgun sequence and contains these coding sequences:
- the LOC112727089 gene encoding uncharacterized protein, giving the protein MVQWQRHFLPVFRQIAHFATTSSPQGKGLTTLTARTILLPSISSRSPVYHSFQYQGISGSTCLLSKSSDLEQTPTSSPLALTSFLGSKEAQDQKQTPVKKERVQAVMSKIKQSPKKVNLVAALVRGMLVKDALLQLQVTVKRASRTVYQGITQAQGNAVNNHGLDAERLIVAEAFVGKGLFRKKVSYHSKGRAGIKVKPECRLTVVVREITAEEEAKIARLKVHNFRKLTKREKRLVPHQLIVSNPVWGRKNKSSDRNSSATAA